Proteins from a genomic interval of Onychostoma macrolepis isolate SWU-2019 chromosome 17, ASM1243209v1, whole genome shotgun sequence:
- the LOC131523597 gene encoding uncharacterized protein LOC131523597, translating to MANGQEENAALWGKPNQSSNYSNYSGPQLALDGLINTWTHTNNETNPWWRVDLLKVYRVNRVTVTNRPGLALRINGAVIRIGNFLEIYNNRICAEISTLAAGATATFSCGGMEGRYMVVHIPGDQKILSLSEVGVYGYLAGNLAVDGATTQSSTFPGWFAENAIDSNRGLQQLTTGCSSTRTETNPWWSLDLRKVYRISEVVVTNRVYCCVELINGAEIRIGNSLENNGNNNPICAVIPAIPAGKSYRYSCNGMDGRYVNLIIPGDKKTLALCELEVYGEGPILKRLFVKMQFNTRVDLTDPSVGENVLKQLESALADRGFTSVTLLWSQTPKRVIQKVNAGKSHCGNGK from the exons ATGGCGAATGGACAAGAAG AGAACGCAGCACTATGGGGCAAACCTAATCAGTCATCAAATTACTCAAATTACTCTGGACCTCAATTGGCTCTTGATGGATTGATAAACACCTGGACCCACACTAACAATGAGACCAACCCGTGGTGGAGAGTGGATCTACTGAAAGTATACAGAGTGAATAGAGTCACCGTCACTAATAGACCGGGCCTTGCCCTTAGGATTAACGGAGCGGTGATTCGTATCGGGAACTTCCTTGAGATTTACAACAACAGAAT ATGTGCTGAAATTTCTACTCTTGCGGCCGGTGCCACGGCCACTTTCTCATGCGGTGGAATGGAGGGACGTTATATGGTTGTTCATATTCCTGGAGATCAGAAGATTCTTAGTCTTAGTGAAGTTGGAGTCTATGGGTATTTGGCAG GAAATCTGGCAGTGGATGGAGCCACTACACAGTCATCAACATTTCCGGGCTGGTTTGCTGAAAATGCCATTGACAGTAATCGAGGTCTCCAGCAGTTGACTACGGGATGCTCCTCAACCCGTACTGAGACTAACCCATGGTGGAGCCTGGATCTGCGTAAAGTGTACAGAATTAGTGAAGTGGTCGTCACTAACAGAGTATACTGCTGTGTAGAACTAATAAATGGAGCAGAGATTCGCATCGGGAACTCTTTGGAGAACAACGGCAACAACAATCCCAT ATGTGCTGTTATTCCTGCTATTCCAGCAGGTAAGTCCTATAGATACTCATGTAATGGGATGGATGGACGTTACGTGAATCTGATCATTCCTGGAGACAAGAAGACACTCGCTCTGTGTGAGCTGGAGGTTTATGGAGAAG GTCCCATTTTAAAAAGATTGTTTGTAAAGATGCAGTTTAACACCAGAGTTGATTTAACTGACCCTTCGGTGGGAGAAAATGTTCTGAAACAg TTGGAGTCGGCTCTGGCTGATAGAGGATTCACAAGCGTGACTCTACTTTGGTCTCAAACCCCAAAACGGGTGATCCAGAAGGTGAATGCTGGTAAAA gtCATTGCGGCAATggaaaataa